A genomic segment from Coccinella septempunctata chromosome 3, icCocSept1.1, whole genome shotgun sequence encodes:
- the LOC123310327 gene encoding uncharacterized protein LOC123310327, which produces MLTWRTRLHLKTNTGEYTTEQINIRRGLFQGDKLSTLWFCLAINFLSKLLNNTRYGYIIEKRNNTKISHQLYIDDLKLYAANEDQLLKQLRIVTSFTENIKMELGLDKCAVLHMKRGKLIEGEAMLINQGLEMQRMGPEDTYKYLGIKQGLEIRTKEAKDAFKTKFMERLKKVLQSKLNAKSTFTAIKAWAMPCLTYSFGIIKWSTTDLRAIDTQVRVLLTRYGMHHPHASVIRLHMPRSEGGRGLQQVENTHNTVVKQMTEYFKSKNSPFFRAIAEEDQNITALNLASTTPPIESPNIEEAAREWHGKALHGRYPTALKWNKINKEKSISYLKAGYLFPETEGRLAAIQDQVIPTRAYLKNIARKNLPTDLCRRCSQSVETIQHITSSCSTLAPREYTDRHNAMAKVYHQALAIKHGLLKQHKKVYEYSPQTLLENANLKLYWDHPLITDRPISHNRPDIVIFDKKEKTAIIIDITVPADDNAEKAYIEKIVKYHDLAFELKQIHQLTSTLILPLVITTNGLVEMHLIQHTKRLGLDESLIDVAQKEVILWTTRIVRRFLTSS; this is translated from the coding sequence ATGCTCACGTGGAGAACTAGATTGCACCTTAAAACGAACACAGGTGAATATACAACAGAGCAAATCAACATCAGAAGAGGGCTTTTCCAGGGAGACAAACTGAGCACACTCTGGTTCTGCCTCGCAATTAACTTTTTGAGCAAATTGCTTAACAACACCAGGTACGGCTATatcattgaaaaaagaaacaacaCCAAAATCAGTCACCAGCTTTACATCGACGACCTCAAATTGTACGCTGCAAATGAAGACCAACTATTAAAACAGCTCAGAATCGTGACATCattcacagaaaatataaaaatggaaCTGGGCTTAGATAAATGTGCTGTACTACATATGAAAAGGGGAAAGCTGATAGAGGGAGAAGCCATGCTTATAAACCAAGGGTTAGAAATGCAGAGGATGGGACCAGAAGATACTTACAAGTATTTGGGAATTAAACAGGGGCTTGAAATCAGAACAAAAGAAGCCAAAGATGCTTTTAAAACTAAGTTCATGGAAAGGCTGAAGAAGGTACTCCAAAGTAAACTGAATGCGAAATCAACATTCACGGCAATTAAAGCGTGGGCGATGCCATGTCTTACTTATTCCTTCGGCATCATTAAATGGTCAACCACCGATCTAAGAGCAATAGATACCCAAGTAAGAGTACTCTTGACTAGGTATGGAATGCATCACCCCCATGCTTCGGTAATAAGACTGCACATGCCAAGAAGTGAGGGAGGAAGAGGTTTACAACAGGTTGAAAACACCCACAACACTGTGGTCAAGCAAATGACAGAGTATTTTAAATCAAAGAACTCACCTTTCTTCCGAGCGATAGCAGAAGAGGACCAAAATATCACAGCTCTAAACCTGGCATCAACAACGCCCCCTATAGAAAGCCCAAACATCGAGGAAGCTGCACGAGAATGGCACGGTAAAGCCCTACATGGAAGATATCCCACTGCtctgaaatggaataaaattaacaaGGAAAAGTCTATCTCATACCTGAAAGCAGGTTATCTTTTCCCGGAGACGGAAGGAAGACTGGCAGCCATCCAGGACCAAGTGATACCTACGAGAGCCTACCTGAAAAACATAGCACGAAAGAACTTACCAACAGATCTATGTCGCAGATGCTCACAATCCGTGGAAACAATCCAACACATTACTTCATCCTGTTCGACCCTCGCTCCCAGAGAATACACGGATCGCCACAATGCCATGGCAAAAGTTTACCACCAGGCACTTGCTATAAAACATGGGTTATTGAAACAACATAAAAAAGTTTATGAATACTCACCACAAACACTACTAGAGAATGCAAACCTGAAGCTATACTGGGATCATCCACTGATTACTGATAGGCCAATTTCACACAACCGACCAGACATAGTTATCtttgacaaaaaagaaaaaacagcgATAATAATTGACATCACGGTTCCAGCGGATGACAACGCTGAGAAAgcctatattgaaaaaatagtgaaatatcATGACTTGGCGTTTGAACTGAAACAAATTCACCAACTTACCTCCACTCTGATCCTTCCATTGGTCATCACGACCAATGGTCTTGTTGAGATGCATCTGATCCAACACACCAAGCGGCTTGGACTTGACGAAAGTCTTATCGATGTAGCCCAGAAGGAAGTCATTCTGTGGACTACAAGAATAGTCAGAAGATTTCTAACCAGCAGCTGA